From the genome of Deinococcus sp. JMULE3, one region includes:
- a CDS encoding CarD family transcriptional regulator, whose translation MKQTAFEPGDRVVLPPYGIGVVSSICLRPVAGEDHAYYQVDFPNTSSRAFVPVASPDIAGMRAALTAHDMPALLDSLKTSRLNLPRQWAARHRRVTEILVSGNPFELAILTCELRRWNVERGLPDLDRQAFRRAIKLLEQEVSGLQDGGAQDVQQLLVHAWNETPQAVAAD comes from the coding sequence TTGAAGCAGACCGCCTTTGAACCCGGTGACCGCGTCGTCCTTCCGCCCTATGGAATCGGGGTGGTGAGCAGCATCTGCCTGCGCCCCGTCGCCGGGGAAGATCACGCCTACTATCAGGTGGACTTCCCGAACACCTCCAGCCGCGCGTTCGTGCCCGTCGCATCCCCCGACATCGCCGGGATGCGCGCCGCCCTGACTGCGCATGACATGCCGGCCCTGCTGGACTCCCTGAAGACCAGTCGCCTGAACCTGCCCCGCCAGTGGGCAGCCCGCCACCGCCGCGTGACTGAGATCCTCGTCAGCGGCAACCCCTTCGAACTGGCGATCCTGACCTGCGAACTGCGCCGCTGGAACGTCGAGCGGGGCCTGCCCGATCTGGACCGGCAGGCGTTCCGCCGCGCGATCAAGCTGCTGGAGCAGGAGGTCAGTGGCCTGCAGGACGGCGGCGCGCAGGACGTGCAGCAGCTGCTGGTGCACGCCTGGAATGAGACGCCGCAGGCGGTCGCAGCCGACTGA